cactcgattcaagtgattgttgcactcagacaatctgagcacaagctcaacgattgagcttttctcccttagtttgtaggctaagaaaattgtcggaggtcttatacctcttgacgtgggcacgagcctgaaatcctaatttcagccctcgaagcatctcatatgttccgcgacgtttcgaaaacgtctttggtgcctctacttaaaccatttaactgaactatcacgtagttatcaaaacgtgtatgttcgatgttcgaaacatccacaaacgacgtttggggttcagcacactgagcagtgcattaaggacataagcgttctagtgtccgcataatcgctactgtcaactttcaactatattttctctaggaacatatctaaaacagtagaactaaagcgcgagctacgacataatttgcaaaaggtcttttgactatgttcaggataattaagttcatcttatgaactcccactcagatagacatccctctagtcatctaagtgattacatgatccaagtcaaactaggccgtgtccgatcatcacgtgagacggactagtcatcatcggtgaacatcttcatgttgatcgtatctactatacgactcatgctcgacctttcggtctccgtgttccgaggccatgtctgcacatgctaggctcgtcaagttaaccctaagtgttttcgctgtgtaaaactatcttacacccgttgtatgtgaacgtaagaatccatcacacccgatcatcacgtggtgcttagaagcgacgaactgtagcaacggtgcacagttaggggagaacacttcttgaaattttgtaagggatcatcttatttactaccgtcgtcctaagtaaacaagatgcataaacatgataaacatcacatgcaatcaaatagtgacatgatatggccaatatcattttgctccttttgatcttcatcttcggggctccatgatcatcatcgtcaccggcatgacaccatgatctccatcatcatgatctccatcatcgtgtcttcatgaagttgtcacgccaacgactacttctacttctatggctaacgcgtttagcaataaagtaaagtaagttacatggcgttctttaatgacacgcaggtcatacaataaataaagacaactcctatggctcctgccggttgtcatactcatcgacatgcaagtcgtgaatcctattacaagaacatgatcaatctcatacatcacatatattcattcatcacatcctttggccatatcacatcacatagcataccctgcaaaaacaagttagacgtcctctaattgttgtttgcatgttttacgtggctgctatgggtttctagcaagaacgtttcttacctacgcaaagaccacaacgtgatatgccaattgctatttacccttcataaggacccttttcatcgaatccgatccgactaaagtaggagagacagacacccgctagccaccttatgcatctagtgcatgtcagtcggtggaaccagtctcacgtaagagtacgtgtaaggtcggtccgggccgattcatcccacgatgccgccgaatcaagataagactagtaacggcaatcatattgaacaaaatcaacgcccacaactactttgtgttctactcgtgcatagaatctacgcaatagacctagctctgatgccactgttggggaacgtagcagaaattcaaaaattttcctacgtaacaccaagatctatctatggagagaccagcaacgagtagaaaggtgagtgcatctacatacccttgtagatcgttaagcggaagcgttcaagtgaacggggttgatggagtcgtactcatcgtgattcagatcaccgatgatcaagtgccgaacggacggcacctccgcgttcaacacacgtacagcccggtgacgtctcccacgccttgatccagcaaggagagagggagaggttgaggaagactccatccaacagcagcacaacggcgtggtggtgatggaggagcgtggcaaccctgcagggcttcgccaagcacctacgggagaggagatgtgtcacgggagggagagggaggcaaccaaaggccttgggtctgattgctcctccttttccccactatatatagggccaagggagaggggggaggcgcagccttgccccctcctccaaggaaggggtgcggctaaggatggggaggagtccatcctccccaaggcacctcggaggtgccttccccttttaggactctccccttttcctttatcttggcgcatgggcctctaggggctggtgcccttggcccatgtaggccaaggcgcaccccctacagcccatgtggccccccggggcaggtggccccacccggtgggcccccgggacccttccggtggtcccggtacaataccgatgaccccgaaacttgtcccgattgccgaaacaggacttcctatatataaatctttacctccggaccattccggaactcctcgtgacgtccgggatctcatccgggactccgaacaacattcggtaaccacatacaagcttcctttataaccctagcgtcatcgaaccttaagtgtgtagaccctacaggttcgggagacatgcagacatgaccgagacgttctccggtcaataaccaacagcgggatctggatacccatgatggctcccacatgttccacgatgatctcatcggatgaaccacgatgtcaaggactcaatcgatcccgtatacaattccctttgtctagcggtattttacttgcccgagattcgatcgtcggtataccaataccttgttcaatctcgttaccggcaagtctctttactcgttccgtaacacatcatcccgtgatcaactccttggtcacatttgcgcaaatgatgatgtcctaccgagtgggcccagagatacctctccgtttacacggagtgacaaattccagtctcgatccgcataaaacaatagatactttcggagatacctgtagtgcacctttatagtcacccagttacgttgtgacgtttgatacacccaaagcactcctacggtatccaggagttatacgatctcatggtcaaaggaagagatacttgacattcgcaaagctctagcaaatgaactactcgatcttttgtgctagtcttaggattgggtcttgtccatcacatcattctcctaatgatgtgatcccgttatcaacgacatccaatgtccatagccaggaaaccatgactatctgttgatcacaacgagctagtcaactagaggctcactagggacatattgtggtctatgtattcacacgtgtattacgatttccggataatacagttatagcatgaataaaagacaattatcatgaacaaggaaatataataataatacttttattattgcctctagggcatatttccaacaatgcttCCATTCCCCATGTCTTGGCCCCACCTGCCATTAACAGGTGGAGCCGGTGTTCCCTCAGCTGGCCACAAGCGGAGGTAAGCTTAGGCCGAGCCTTGACCTTTGGCTCGTCGGGTTATAATGATGCTTGACCTTAAGGTTTATTTTCTAATGGTGTGATTCACATGTAGATAATCAAACTCCATCTCTATACATCTAAAGTAAGGATATGAACGAGGATTTAGGGCACGCAAGTGCGGGGGCAATCAGGCCCCTGGTGCGGGATTTTTATTTTGGCTTCCGATTTTTAAAGTTCTATATCTCTTAAATAAAAAATCTAGATTTAATTATTTTTCACATTTGTTTTTGTCGTGACCAGCGCTTTCAGATAAGATTCATTTTGAATACATCTTAATGACTTTAAAAATGTGTTAAGTTTCCATGTCGAAACTTAGTCTGAGCGAGCGATAAAAATCAATTATTTTGGGTTTGCGACCGACCAAAAAATTGCTTAAAATTATATCTCTAAAACCGGTTGCAACTTGGCAGTTTTAGCTGCAAAAACCGCAAGTTTCATGATTGAAACTTAAAGCTTACTGTGCCGCAAATCGAGCGGGCGGCAGGACTTGACACGTGAGTGCCCCCGCACTTGTGTGCCACTGAGAATTTCTGCAATGGATAAGCTACAAGTTAAAACATGAGAGGCCGGAAAAAGTTTTGTCCTCTTAGATGAATTCAAGATTTTTCTCATTCATGTTAACGTTGTAAATAAATTGCACCTTCTCAAGACTAAGAGCGAACTCAGAAGCAATAACAATTGTTCTTGAAAAGCAATAAGAGAAGAGTTGTTCATGAAAAAAAAGAATAACAGTTTCGCTAACCAGAGCGAAGTTGTAACTGTTGAAGGGTAATTAATCAGTTAGCTAATCGACTTAGTTAACACAGGAAAAATAATTGTATGCTGTTTTTTCTACTTTATTCCACAAGGAAACTCTCTACAGATCGCAATTGTTGTCTTCCCACaatgaaaaaaatagaagaaaTCCCCGTGTTCCTCTATCTATACAAGACGTTGGCACAGTTAGAGCTAAGATGTTGTAAGAATAATTTGGCTGACTAGAGAGAAGTTGTAATCGTCTAAGGATAATTAGGTAATCGGTTATGCCCAAAAAAACCTGGTATAGAAAAATAGCCTAACAATATGGACCAGAAGTAATGGCTCTCTAGATTAGCTAATCAACTTATAGTTAAGTAAAGCAGAAAAATAATCAAACATTGGCCGGTCATTCTCACATGTGCAGCAAGCGCACGTACAAGCAACAAGAATTTTATACCAGAAGTACTTTACCGCTACGCAGGAGCCTCTTTCTACTCACTACTTCATGCATGCACCGTATCTCACTATCCCCAATAGTTAATTATGTAAAGGTAACTATATATGCCACCTAGTTCCATTTGTTAAACCACAAACCACACACATACTGCATACTATAGTTAGTTGCTAGCAATACACACATCATTTGGTCAACATGGCCATCCCACCAAAGGTTTTGCTCCTTGCCATCCTCGGTTGCCTCTGCCTCTGTAGTTCAGTTCTAGCAGTTCGCGAGCTGAGTGATGACTTATCTGTCGTAGCAAGGCACGAGAGTTGGATGGCCCAGTACGGCCGTGTGTACAAGGATGCCACTGAGAAGGCTCAGAAGTTTAAGGTGGTCAAGGCCAATGTCGAGTTCATTGAGTCCTTCAACTCCGAGAACCACAAGTTCTTTTTGGGCGGCAATCAATTTGCTGACCTCACCAACGAGGAGTTTAAGATGACAAAGGCTAACAAAGGATACAAAGCCAGCTTGGAGAGGGCTCCCACGGGATTCAGGTACAAGAACATGAGCTTGGATGCACTTCCGGCAACAGTAGATTGGAGGATGAAGGGTGCGGTCACTCCCATCAAGGATCAGGGTCAATGTGGTAAGTACATAGTATAATGATGTATGTCATATATCTCTCGATATTTTTTGTTAAAAGTTTATGTGATCATGTATGTTCCACAATACAATCATTTGTAGGTTGTTGTTGGGTATTTTCTGCTGTTGCTGCAACCGAGGGCATCTTCAAGCTAAAAACCGGCAAGCTTATCTCTTTATCGGAACAAGAGTTGGTAGATTGTGACGTCCACAGTGTGGACCAGGGCTGTGCGGGCGGGCTCATGGATGATGCGTTCAAGTTCATCATTTCAAACGGTGTCCTTACTGGTGAGTCTAGCTACCCATATACGACAGAAGATGGAAAGTGCAAGAGTGGATCCAAAGATGCCGCCACCATCAAGAGCTACGAGGATGTGCCGACCAACAATGAAGGTGCCCTCATGGCGGCTGTCGTGAACCAACCTATTTCGGTAGCCGTGGATGGTGGTGACATGATTTTCCAATTTTACAAAGGTGGAGTGATGAATGGTTCTTGTGGCACTGACCTAGACCATGGCATTGCAACTATTGGCTACGGAAAGAGGAGTGATGGCACAAAATATTGGTTGTTGAAGAATTCGCGGGGAACAACATGGGGAGAGAATGGGTATTTAAGAATGGAGAAGGACATTTCTGACAAGAGAGGCATGTGTGGTCTTGCCATGGAGCCTTCCTACCCTACTGCATAGTAAGAGCATCAAATGCCACACATCCACATACATACACGAAGATTAAATAAACATATGCACCTTATCTCTAGGGATTCTCTTATATGTCTTCAATTTGTGTGAAAATATACGTCGTTATATATTGGCAATTTATACATCATGGATTGAATATCTACATGATGGTTATGATTTATTTTTTCGTGTTGTATTTGGTTTTATGCTGCTACATTTGATTCATAGTCCTCTTGAGGATGAGCCTATTAAAATATGTGTTGTGGCAAGTGATCCATGTGTGTATGCTTCTCATAGTTTACTGTCCTACAAGTTCTCCGTGTGGCAAACAACGAATTCAGCATGTTCGTCTTCTCCATGGTATTATGCATGTCACACACGacatccattgtaagacatattacCAATCAACCTACCTTCATGATGTGTTCTATGATGTGTTATTCGTGTCTGATCTCCATGTGTGAATTGTCCGATAAGGTATGGGTGGAGGCAAGAGCCTTGCAACCCTCTGTATATGTTGTGGGGATCAATGGAAGTGCTTTGAATTAATGTCCCATATGTGTGCAACAAAATTGTTCCGGTGATGTCTCTTGTCTCGTCTGTGTTCTTCATCCTTGCaggtacccaggatcatggagaGTGAGCCATAGAGAGGCTAATGACAGTGGGACCATGAAGTGTTGTTCTGAACACCAATGACAGAAGGGTTTAACATGGTAACATGGATCCTATATCTGAGGATTcaagaggtgtagtcattaaacacACAAAGCTCTTGTCTGATTATTGCAATCTTAATTATCGAGGCAACCCCACGAGACGGATCGGGCCTTCGATTGGACAACCGACTCTTGATGCAGGACATGTGCTGGTCAAGACATAATTTGGACACATCCCCACTTCATTACATAACAGTCACATCTCGATGGGTGACTTCTAGCACGCAAATTAATATCATATTTGGTCCAAACACAAATGCatggttgtaagcattaagacCTCATACCCGTACCTATTTTTATTATAAGAGTTCTCGTTCAGTTTGTTTAGTTTTGATCTGGTCAAAAGCTGGCATTGTTCTTTACAAAAGATTGCTCAAGACCCTAGCTTAAAGGGGGTCTTCCTCCCATGGGTTTGATAACTCAGGGTCACCTCTGGAAAAATAGGAGAGAATCCTTTCCGCTCCATTTCTGGATCGGTAAAGGAAGTAATCAGTGGGAAATGACAGGTCATGGCTCCGACGGCAGTAGCGGCGGATCAAGGATTTGAGGTTGATGGAGGTAGCGATCTAGATCATGTTTTTTAGGTGCTCCGATGGGTAGTGTAAGGGTAAGAGGCGGTGACTTCCATTTATAGATGATCGGATGTGTGGGATTGCACGGCATGGCCTACAAGGCCAGCAATACTGGTGTTGCTtctactgaaagtgcgttatatcgactagaggggggtgaataggaaatttttacaaattcattactgaggaatttcagggtgaggaaattcctaagcaacgaactacttagcagcggaataagtactcagatgcaagcataacagagtagtaccacagtcatcatgatgaaatgaagacaagcatagagtacaagtagcataaacacaggataagcaggctgaagacaaactgactgaagaaattgaactgaggaaattgagaaagtctccagtcaaagtcttcaaacagtaacaatCAAGTACAACAGTatctgaatgaggaaatgaaagagttgaggaattagaaccagtagctcggtgaagatgatgatttggtagaccggttcc
This portion of the Triticum dicoccoides isolate Atlit2015 ecotype Zavitan chromosome 7A, WEW_v2.0, whole genome shotgun sequence genome encodes:
- the LOC119330150 gene encoding senescence-specific cysteine protease SAG39-like, whose protein sequence is MAIPPKVLLLAILGCLCLCSSVLAVRELSDDLSVVARHESWMAQYGRVYKDATEKAQKFKVVKANVEFIESFNSENHKFFLGGNQFADLTNEEFKMTKANKGYKASLERAPTGFRYKNMSLDALPATVDWRMKGAVTPIKDQGQCGCCWVFSAVAATEGIFKLKTGKLISLSEQELVDCDVHSVDQGCAGGLMDDAFKFIISNGVLTGESSYPYTTEDGKCKSGSKDAATIKSYEDVPTNNEGALMAAVVNQPISVAVDGGDMIFQFYKGGVMNGSCGTDLDHGIATIGYGKRSDGTKYWLLKNSRGTTWGENGYLRMEKDISDKRGMCGLAMEPSYPTA